From Carassius auratus strain Wakin chromosome 1, ASM336829v1, whole genome shotgun sequence, the proteins below share one genomic window:
- the LOC113071419 gene encoding uncharacterized protein LOC113071419, with amino-acid sequence MIEEILKTSPGGEKIINEYTRTKGLSDTRRRDMVKILVAHLTNEHGTSPSRRLKEEYAKGIISLFPCFADPRSKLGYEHYYNAEDGSGYLAWRIKTLQKEASEGRMKLPRQPQTGGPTADRQSYKEDCYLTEDPHCQEAIALIKHTADEAVVKEKMKLTLAYRQKLLHDPKKSADILSVFSRFLDIPGLINQDFGLLFGDATSAKLLEKWSTNIKPKVIAQSRGLTQTSELQDLIQNAEATEVEEGWYSNMSSILMLVHLLPPSSQGRKRPGKISAKQACDRLVKFIKTSNSIQGHLDSIGERLQAYLLAVGPNKSRIHSWFIVIDQHALPCKASNSLACVDELFKAHFVFGTSYCQELTNVFSFLQTTVYDIDVETTKVNPRVSELRARILQ; translated from the exons ATGATTGAAGAGATTCTAAAGACCAGCCCTGGAGGTGAAAAGATTATAAACGAATATACCCGCACCAAAGGTCTGTCCGATACCCGAAGACGTGACATGGTGAAAATTTTGGTAGCACATTTAACAAATGAACATGG aacaaGCCCTTCCCGACGTTTGAAGGAAGAATATGCGAAAGGAATCATTTCCCTCTTCCCATGCTTTGCTGACCCCAGGAGTAAGCTTGGATAT GAGCATTATTACAATGCAGAAGATGGAAGTGGATATTTGGCGTGGAGAATTAAAACTCTGCAGAAAGAAGCATCAGAGGGACGGATGAAGCTGCCGCGGCAACCACAAACAG GTGGGCCAACTGCTGACAGACAATCCTACAAAGAAGACTGCTATTTGACTGAAGACCCTCATTGTCAGGAAGCAATAGCCCTGATAAAGCATACAGCTGATGAGGCAGTGGTAAAGGAAAAGATGAAGTTAACGCTGGCCTATCGCCAGAAGCTGCTGCATGACCCTAAAAAGTCTGCTGATATTCTATCAGTTTTCTCACGATTCCTGGATATACCAGGCTTG ATTAATCAAGATTTTGGACTTTTGTTTGGTGATGCGACCTCTGCAAAGTTGTTGGAGAAGTGGTCTACCAACATAAAACCAAAGGTTATTGCACAGAGCCGTGGCCTCACACAGACTAGTGAGCTCCAAGACCTCATCCAAAATGCTGAAGCCACTGAAGTTGAAGAAG GGTGGTACAGCAACATGTCTTCCATTCTGATGCTGGTTCACCTTTTGCCACCCTCAAGTCAAGGCCGCAAGAGACCGGGAAAGATCTCAGCCAAACAAGCATGTGATCGTCTTGTGAAATTCATCAAG ACTAGTAACAGTATCCAAGGGCACTTGGACAGTATTGGAGAGAGACTCCAGGCGTATCTACTCGCTGTTGGGCCGAACAAAAGTAGGATCCATTCTTGGTTTATTGTGATTGACCAACATGCTCTACCCTGTAAGGCTTCTAATTCATTGGCCTGTGTTGATGAGCTTTTCAAAGCTCACTTTGTCTTTGGGACTTCATACTGTCAGGAATTGACCAATGTGTTTAGCTTTCTGCAAACCACAGTCTATGATATTGATGTTGAAACCACCAAGGTAAATCCCAGAGTATCCGAGTTGAGAGCTAGAATCCTCCAGTGA